From one Drosophila subpulchrella strain 33 F10 #4 breed RU33 chromosome 3L, RU_Dsub_v1.1 Primary Assembly, whole genome shotgun sequence genomic stretch:
- the LOC119555186 gene encoding uncharacterized protein LOC119555186: MLFYSTRELYKFAKHQYRYKREQLLQECVATPKLFRVLRKIKYLKGLEFLRYVGPEEWEVSNFLDLESLSISISSNRTRVDVSVWCLALKNLRRLQLAGFEEWRSIYGPNENIALEELELNDCDPTSEWPLFHQLKTLKDCYTRLVRSHHQFVLKHAKTLEKLVISYVLSGNEFFEIIVCCKNLRYLEIKNLKMQINNENLVTMLGILKENGVTRHKPFEIRLDPIMSYVPDLLEGISGSEIIRFRRIYSEIN; encoded by the exons AACTGTACAAATTTGCAAAGCATCAGTATCGGTATAAACGAGAGCAACTGCTACAAG AGTGTGTAGCGACTCCCAAACTCTTCAGGGTGctgagaaaaataaaatatttaaaaggctTGGAATTTCTTCGTTACGTTGGCCCTGAAG AATGGGAAGTGTCCAATTTCCTTGACTTGGAATCCCTATCCATTTCTATAAGTTCAAACAGAACACGCGTTGATGTTTCGGTGTGGTGCCTTGCCTTGAAAAATCTACGGCGCTTGCAGCTGGCTGGTTTCGAAGAATGGCGATCGATTTATGGTCCAAACGAAAATATTGCCTTGGAGGAGCTTGAATTAAATGATTGTGATCCTACTTCAGAATGGCCCCTTTTTCATCAGCTAAAAACTTTGAAGGATTGCTATACCAGATTGGTACGTTCACATCACCAATTTGTTTTAAAGCACGCAAAGACCCTGGAAAAACTGGTGATAAGCTACGTGTTATCCGGAAATGAGTTCTTTGAAATAATAGTATGCTGCAAGAATCTACGTTACCTTGAGATAAAAAATCTCAAAATGCAAATTAATAATGAGAATTTGGTAACAATGCTAGGCATTTTAAAAGAGAATGGTGTCACACGGCACAAGCCATTTGAAATTCGGCTTGATCCAATAATGAGTTACGTTCCAGATTTG TTGGAGGGTATTTCCGGTTCAGAAATAATTCGTTTTCGAAGGATTTACTcagaaataaattaa